Proteins from a genomic interval of Sphingobacterium sp. SYP-B4668:
- a CDS encoding TonB-dependent receptor, whose product MKKSLLFFALVLASYGTIQAQVTTSSMTGLVTQSSGQTTAGATIKAVHVPSGTVYSGSANAAGRFNLPNMRVGGPYKVEVTYVGHDPLVYEDLFLQLGQPFVLNATLDENTTNLDEVVVLGKRGSSKTGISTEISRKKIEEMPAISRSITDLTKMTPQANSQGDGFSFAGRNSLFNSLTLDGAQMNNAFGLSALPGGQTGAQPFSLDAIESIQINLSPYDVKQGGFTGAGVNAVTKSGTNTFSGSVYTYFKNQDLQGYKVAGEKIPKTEIYSNKQFGFTAGGPIIKDKLFFFINGETTKRTTPGTNFLANRGEVDVANVSNVTASDMDLVKNTLLNRFGFDPGIYEGFENQQKADNITAKLDWNINDIHKLTLRYNYLNSYRDVNPSTSNSNAGRGPSKTSLIFSGLRYKQFNNINSITAELNSNFSNRFANQLQIVYSAFRDYRETAGGAFPLVDIENGNGANYISFGTEPFSGLNSLDQNLFTISNNFNYFAGAHTFTFGGSLSYQKYSNAFAQMFNGQFRYKNLNDFIAAANGDESVNPLLYQLTYSVIPGVAKPSADFSLMPISLYAQDEWFVKPNFKLSYGVRADIPVYTGTIKTNEQVNAMTFANGEKLDVARLPKTRIMVSPRAGFNWDVNSDRSLLVRGGTGIFTGGTPGVWLTNQAGQTGMTFGSDFLSDPTNRPFNPDPTAYIPANASGPASYEIDVTSRDFKMPQIWRSNLAVEYALPWDMRATLEGIYTKSLNEVYHRDANLIEPKGSYIGTGDNREYYNGGSGSRINSSITRAIVLDNTNKGYAYNITAQLEKRFGKYGDAMVAYTYSDARDISSNPGSQANSAYTGNPIVSNPNSPVLAYSSFVVKNRIVAAVNINFNITKNLPSKVGLYYEGRPYGDTFGATRFSYTVAGDILNSGGRFGNALMYIPENRQDIHLVDRVKTDDNNNIIEVLETADAQWSRLEEYINQDEYLKGKKGEYAERNGAEYPWMNRFDLRFTQELSGIIKSKNDHKLQVMVDVINVGNLLNSDWGITKTPAIRNFLQYQKAVANTPTYTVNPNLGKSTFINNTGIDSRYQIQVGIRYIFN is encoded by the coding sequence ATGAAGAAATCTTTACTATTTTTTGCTTTGGTTCTTGCAAGCTATGGTACTATCCAAGCGCAGGTCACCACAAGTAGCATGACTGGGTTAGTTACGCAAAGTAGCGGACAAACCACAGCTGGCGCAACTATTAAAGCTGTTCACGTGCCATCTGGAACGGTGTACTCCGGATCTGCAAATGCTGCCGGGAGATTTAACCTTCCAAATATGCGTGTAGGTGGACCCTATAAAGTTGAAGTGACCTATGTTGGTCACGACCCTTTAGTATATGAGGATCTCTTCCTTCAACTAGGACAACCTTTTGTCCTGAATGCAACATTGGATGAAAATACTACAAATTTGGATGAAGTTGTTGTTTTGGGAAAAAGGGGAAGTAGTAAAACTGGGATTTCTACTGAAATAAGTCGAAAGAAAATTGAAGAGATGCCTGCAATCTCTAGAAGTATCACGGATTTGACAAAGATGACTCCTCAAGCGAACTCCCAAGGGGACGGGTTTTCCTTCGCTGGTAGAAATAGTTTGTTTAATTCTTTAACATTGGATGGTGCTCAAATGAATAATGCATTTGGCCTATCTGCACTACCAGGAGGACAAACTGGTGCTCAACCTTTTTCATTGGATGCGATTGAAAGTATTCAAATCAACCTGTCTCCGTATGACGTAAAACAAGGAGGTTTCACTGGAGCGGGAGTAAATGCGGTAACGAAATCTGGCACTAATACCTTTTCTGGATCAGTCTATACGTATTTTAAGAACCAAGATTTACAGGGTTATAAGGTTGCAGGCGAGAAAATCCCAAAGACAGAGATATATTCTAATAAGCAGTTCGGTTTTACCGCCGGTGGGCCCATTATTAAAGATAAGTTATTCTTCTTTATCAATGGAGAGACTACTAAAAGGACCACCCCCGGAACAAATTTCTTGGCCAATAGGGGTGAGGTAGATGTTGCAAATGTATCGAATGTAACGGCTTCAGATATGGATTTAGTAAAAAATACTTTACTGAATCGCTTTGGATTTGATCCAGGTATTTATGAAGGTTTTGAAAATCAACAGAAGGCAGATAACATAACGGCAAAATTAGACTGGAATATAAACGATATCCATAAGCTTACTCTTCGCTATAACTATTTGAATTCATACAGGGATGTCAATCCGAGCACTTCTAATAGTAATGCAGGTAGAGGACCTAGCAAAACATCCTTGATTTTTTCTGGTCTACGTTATAAACAGTTTAACAATATCAATTCCATCACTGCTGAGTTGAATTCGAATTTCAGTAATCGGTTCGCAAACCAATTGCAGATTGTATATTCTGCATTCAGAGATTATAGAGAGACTGCAGGTGGAGCGTTCCCGTTGGTAGATATAGAAAATGGAAATGGAGCAAATTACATTTCCTTTGGTACTGAACCATTTTCTGGTTTAAATTCATTGGATCAGAATTTGTTTACCATTAGCAATAATTTTAATTACTTTGCTGGAGCGCATACGTTCACTTTTGGAGGGTCTTTAAGTTATCAAAAATACAGCAATGCATTTGCTCAGATGTTTAACGGACAATTTAGATATAAAAATCTAAATGACTTTATAGCTGCTGCAAATGGAGATGAGAGTGTTAATCCGTTGCTTTATCAATTGACATATTCTGTGATACCAGGAGTCGCTAAACCATCAGCGGATTTCAGCCTAATGCCTATTTCTCTATATGCACAGGACGAATGGTTTGTTAAACCTAATTTCAAACTGAGTTATGGTGTTCGTGCTGATATTCCAGTATATACGGGTACTATCAAGACAAATGAACAAGTGAATGCAATGACATTTGCTAATGGAGAGAAACTTGATGTTGCCCGTCTCCCAAAAACTCGAATAATGGTTTCTCCAAGAGCGGGATTCAATTGGGATGTCAATAGTGACAGGTCATTATTAGTTAGAGGGGGGACGGGCATATTTACTGGTGGAACACCAGGAGTGTGGTTGACCAACCAAGCAGGACAGACAGGTATGACATTTGGTAGCGATTTCCTGTCCGATCCTACAAATAGGCCATTCAATCCTGATCCAACTGCTTATATTCCAGCAAATGCAAGCGGACCAGCTTCGTATGAAATTGATGTTACATCACGAGACTTTAAAATGCCACAAATATGGAGATCAAATTTGGCTGTTGAATATGCTTTACCTTGGGATATGAGAGCTACTTTAGAAGGAATTTATACCAAATCTCTAAATGAAGTCTATCACAGGGATGCGAATCTAATTGAACCTAAAGGTAGCTATATCGGTACGGGAGATAACAGAGAATATTACAATGGTGGTAGCGGATCTAGAATCAATTCCAGCATCACCAGAGCGATTGTTCTAGACAATACCAACAAAGGATATGCTTATAACATCACCGCACAACTGGAGAAGAGATTTGGGAAGTACGGGGATGCTATGGTGGCTTATACCTATAGCGATGCTCGTGATATCTCGTCTAATCCAGGTTCACAGGCAAACTCGGCTTATACAGGCAATCCTATTGTAAGTAATCCAAACAGTCCAGTATTGGCTTATTCTAGTTTCGTAGTTAAAAATAGAATAGTGGCAGCTGTCAATATTAATTTCAACATTACTAAAAATCTCCCCTCTAAAGTTGGACTTTACTATGAAGGAAGACCTTATGGAGATACTTTTGGCGCAACTAGATTTAGCTATACTGTTGCAGGAGATATCTTGAATTCAGGGGGAAGATTCGGAAATGCTTTGATGTATATACCAGAGAATCGACAAGATATTCATTTGGTCGATCGTGTTAAAACGGATGACAATAACAATATCATCGAAGTATTAGAAACTGCAGATGCGCAATGGTCTAGATTGGAAGAATATATCAATCAAGATGAATATTTAAAAGGCAAGAAGGGGGAATATGCAGAACGTAATGGCGCTGAGTATCCTTGGATGAATCGATTTGACTTAAGGTTTACGCAAGAATTATCGGGTATCATAAAAAGTAAAAATGACCATAAGCTTCAAGTTATGGTTGATGTTATCAACGTAGGTAACTTATTGAATAGCGATTGGGGTATAACTAAAACACCTGCGATAAGAAACTTTTTACAGTATCAAAAAGCTGTTGCAAATACACCTACATATACGGTAAACCCTAACTTAGGGAAATCAACTTTTATCAATAATACAGGAATTGATTCCAGATATCAAATTCAAGTAGGTATTCGTTACATCTTTAACTAA
- a CDS encoding VOC family protein — MNPKMIWANLAVDDLERTQQFYSELGFRINGSSKELTSVFFGDNSFVINFFVKDVLREAMKGELADTNVGGEVIFTLSAESKDDVDRWAEEVERVGGTVVSRPEEFGKGYYGFVFSDPHGHRFNVFFM; from the coding sequence ATGAATCCAAAAATGATATGGGCCAATTTGGCTGTAGACGATTTAGAGCGCACGCAACAGTTTTACTCCGAATTAGGATTTAGAATCAATGGAAGCTCAAAAGAGTTGACAAGTGTTTTTTTCGGCGACAACAGCTTTGTCATCAACTTCTTTGTTAAAGATGTATTGCGCGAGGCGATGAAAGGCGAATTAGCCGATACAAATGTTGGTGGCGAAGTTATATTTACACTCTCCGCCGAAAGTAAAGACGATGTAGACCGTTGGGCCGAAGAAGTAGAGCGGGTAGGAGGTACAGTAGTATCCCGTCCGGAAGAATTTGGTAAGGGATATTACGGATTTGTTTTCTCCGATCCCCATGGCCACAGGTTTAATGTTTTTTTTATGTAG
- a CDS encoding sensor histidine kinase: protein MKSFRKYWKVLMDTGTYSGMSYIESKRVHMVNLIALICIFPTIYFATVNFIEHRYLLSTINLFSTISSLSVLLFQYYGKLNFAKVMLLASNYLFFFAGALLYRNGGEYFLLCILIVSMLLYDSRRVHVVFGTAVILAIVIIYTSPIIVFFEKSVPRSRAVYNIVSALAFILVVVNFFKQIIYNNMRKIEQQRLKLQSINQEKEKVFSIIAHDIKSPFASLEGMVCALKEQLLHGAAAPEFIQHLHQQIIQQNQTLDDLLQWGSSNLRGIEHRSETVIVKPILDDIIRLFDEQIRLKQLTIHLNINDETAVFANKDHVIVILRNFISNAIKFSYTKGQISIYTSVNKELTFIHIKDEGVGINASQSALLFNIVQHKSLGTGDEPGAGLGLVLCRDLIERNNGEVDIKSIPNEGSVFSVGLPTQNPLILYSETLSHINKLGMEAKKVASH from the coding sequence ATGAAAAGTTTCCGAAAATATTGGAAAGTCCTAATGGATACTGGTACATATTCGGGGATGTCCTATATCGAATCGAAGCGGGTTCATATGGTCAATCTGATTGCTTTGATATGCATATTTCCAACGATTTATTTTGCGACCGTCAATTTTATTGAACATCGCTACCTCCTATCGACGATCAATCTCTTCAGCACAATTAGCTCCCTTTCCGTACTCTTATTCCAATACTATGGCAAACTTAATTTCGCCAAGGTAATGTTATTGGCCAGCAACTATCTTTTTTTCTTTGCTGGCGCCTTGCTATATCGTAATGGAGGAGAATATTTTCTTTTATGTATCTTAATCGTCTCCATGCTTCTATATGATAGTCGACGTGTCCATGTGGTCTTTGGAACGGCAGTTATCTTAGCCATAGTCATTATATATACATCACCCATTATCGTGTTTTTCGAAAAGTCTGTACCCAGGTCCCGTGCTGTATATAATATAGTCAGTGCCCTTGCCTTCATCCTTGTGGTGGTCAACTTCTTTAAACAGATCATCTACAACAATATGAGAAAAATTGAACAACAACGTCTCAAATTGCAGTCGATCAATCAGGAAAAGGAAAAAGTATTTTCTATCATCGCCCATGATATCAAAAGTCCGTTTGCGAGTTTAGAAGGAATGGTGTGCGCGCTTAAGGAGCAACTACTACACGGTGCTGCTGCTCCCGAATTCATCCAACATTTGCACCAACAAATTATCCAACAAAATCAAACGTTAGACGACTTGTTGCAATGGGGAAGCAGCAATCTAAGGGGAATAGAACATAGATCTGAAACCGTTATAGTCAAACCCATCCTTGACGACATTATCAGGTTATTCGATGAACAAATACGACTAAAGCAATTAACCATTCATCTTAACATAAACGACGAAACCGCGGTCTTCGCCAACAAAGACCATGTTATTGTAATTTTACGCAATTTCATCAGCAATGCAATCAAATTCAGCTACACCAAGGGACAAATCAGCATCTACACATCGGTAAATAAAGAATTGACCTTTATCCATATCAAAGATGAAGGAGTTGGTATAAATGCATCCCAATCGGCTTTATTATTTAACATCGTCCAGCACAAATCCCTGGGTACTGGAGATGAACCTGGAGCAGGATTGGGGCTTGTCCTATGCAGAGACCTGATCGAGCGAAACAATGGAGAGGTCGATATCAAAAGCATTCCTAATGAAGGATCTGTATTTTCAGTGGGCCTACCAACACAAAATCCCCTAATCCTATATTCCGAAACCTTGTCTCATATAAATAAGTTAGGAATGGAGGCCAAAAAAGTAGCCTCACATTGA
- a CDS encoding WG repeat-containing protein — protein MKYLFIFTLLLQPFLVAAQAVEVVESIAFGDYLSPLVKVKKDSKAFYYDLNGNHWIDDVEDHAANLFVVVKDGHYGVLKDNGDLVVPFEYDEINLATKYEGQWHEGKQYDYIYIVLKKDGKAGVADQNGKIVVPIQFQDAQVVNKNIVGVAENNVWGWATVKDGKVLQQPMYDYVTNFLSDEFVEMRTPDKSGLARIDGKMIIPVEYDDYLRYVIGGKQTYIEGSKGKQRFLMDTTGKVLLSGHADYKAIVDSECLIFKQDERYGVINPITQKVMVANEFEALPSWIRGLGIAKKAGKYGVIDMHGKILLGLDHEEVRFLTASGQPKYDGIPVIALTPPDQGRAVPEEVKKRMAYEAQIEQSPYLIEVVKNGQKGIYSWTGKTIVPMGKYNNVQLHYYNGKTFFLVESNQKMGIVDQNGSEILSPQYSRNDTYQYSKSAIESRLDLVNRFIVFSDGKEQGHYAQRIGLFDLDTRKVLIMPHEQDIRMLNDRFIVAKKLIKDYEYEFVLYDLERGGNRVFPPATVDVRLLSNRFFLLEAKDKSLQITDVDGRQMYANASWTSEGSYELIRFPAYKDSVKGDFYHGIKKIYSNEGNLFIDTLGKERRFDKVEQVDDFYDGYALAAKKIEDQESHSGFKYKRGMIGLDGRIVVPFEYNEVYTSGKDSELLIFLKEGAQMMVRRNGVTVLGPGYSDIESSSNYANFTFTKNGKYGLADWSGNILVQPLYDDIRRNYDDIEKTWPLLVKEGEWYYFVNKEGRKYPIKAKQKHY, from the coding sequence ATGAAATATCTTTTTATTTTCACTCTCTTATTACAGCCATTCTTAGTAGCAGCACAAGCAGTAGAAGTTGTGGAGTCGATAGCCTTTGGCGATTATCTCTCGCCTTTGGTAAAAGTAAAGAAAGATAGTAAAGCCTTCTATTATGATTTAAACGGGAACCATTGGATAGATGATGTCGAGGACCACGCAGCAAATCTATTTGTAGTGGTGAAGGATGGGCATTACGGTGTTTTAAAGGATAACGGCGACCTAGTCGTGCCTTTTGAGTATGACGAAATAAATCTTGCGACGAAGTATGAGGGACAATGGCATGAGGGAAAACAATATGATTATATATACATAGTCTTAAAAAAAGATGGTAAAGCAGGGGTTGCCGATCAGAATGGAAAAATAGTCGTACCTATACAGTTTCAGGATGCTCAAGTGGTTAATAAAAACATTGTTGGTGTCGCTGAAAATAATGTATGGGGATGGGCTACTGTCAAGGATGGTAAAGTGCTACAACAGCCTATGTATGATTATGTGACAAATTTTTTGTCCGATGAATTCGTAGAGATGCGTACTCCGGATAAAAGTGGATTGGCCAGAATTGACGGAAAAATGATCATACCAGTTGAGTACGATGATTATCTGCGGTACGTGATTGGGGGCAAACAGACCTATATAGAGGGGTCCAAGGGAAAACAACGTTTTCTAATGGATACCACAGGGAAAGTTCTACTCTCCGGACATGCGGACTACAAAGCTATTGTTGATTCGGAATGCTTGATTTTTAAGCAAGACGAACGATATGGTGTCATCAATCCAATTACACAAAAAGTGATGGTCGCCAATGAGTTTGAGGCCCTACCGTCGTGGATCAGAGGTCTTGGGATTGCAAAGAAAGCAGGTAAATACGGAGTGATTGATATGCATGGAAAAATCCTGTTGGGCTTGGACCACGAGGAAGTCCGGTTCCTAACCGCGAGTGGCCAACCTAAATATGATGGTATTCCTGTAATAGCTCTTACTCCACCTGATCAAGGTAGGGCAGTACCTGAGGAAGTGAAGAAAAGAATGGCTTATGAAGCGCAGATAGAGCAGTCGCCTTATCTTATCGAGGTCGTTAAAAATGGACAAAAAGGAATCTACAGCTGGACCGGAAAAACTATAGTGCCAATGGGGAAGTATAATAATGTACAGTTGCATTATTATAATGGGAAGACATTCTTCTTAGTAGAGTCCAATCAAAAAATGGGAATTGTGGACCAAAATGGAAGTGAAATACTTTCTCCTCAATATAGTCGTAACGATACGTACCAATATTCCAAATCAGCGATTGAGAGTCGGCTCGATTTAGTCAATCGCTTTATCGTATTTTCTGACGGGAAAGAGCAAGGTCACTATGCACAGCGTATAGGCTTGTTTGATTTGGACACAAGGAAGGTGTTGATTATGCCACACGAGCAAGATATTAGGATGCTAAATGACCGATTCATTGTTGCCAAGAAGTTGATTAAGGATTATGAGTATGAATTTGTCTTATACGATTTGGAGCGTGGCGGCAATCGTGTATTTCCTCCTGCTACCGTAGATGTACGCTTATTGAGCAATCGTTTTTTTTTACTAGAGGCCAAAGACAAATCTTTGCAAATTACAGATGTAGACGGTAGGCAGATGTATGCCAACGCATCGTGGACATCGGAGGGGAGTTATGAATTGATTCGCTTTCCAGCGTATAAGGATAGCGTTAAGGGTGACTTCTATCATGGGATAAAAAAAATATACAGCAACGAGGGAAATCTCTTTATCGATACATTAGGCAAAGAAAGACGATTTGACAAAGTTGAACAAGTCGACGATTTCTATGATGGATATGCTTTGGCAGCCAAGAAAATAGAGGATCAGGAGAGCCATTCGGGATTTAAATACAAAAGGGGAATGATTGGTTTGGATGGACGTATCGTCGTCCCATTTGAGTATAACGAAGTCTATACCAGTGGAAAGGATTCCGAATTATTGATTTTCCTGAAGGAAGGGGCGCAAATGATGGTCCGCCGGAATGGCGTCACTGTACTTGGTCCTGGGTATAGTGATATCGAATCCAGTAGTAACTATGCCAACTTTACTTTTACGAAGAATGGTAAATATGGTTTGGCAGACTGGTCTGGTAACATCTTGGTGCAACCGCTGTACGATGATATTCGACGGAACTACGATGATATCGAAAAAACATGGCCGCTTTTGGTGAAGGAAGGGGAATGGTATTATTTTGTGAATAAAGAGGGCCGTAAGTACCCGATAAAAGCAAAGCAGAAGCATTACTAG
- a CDS encoding WG repeat-containing protein: protein MKRFIVYFLVTFVIASSAQAQFDIPSNGSEGVRMAPFRNGFAKITDNGHVYFIDTSGDKIELLETSSVGFNDAYAVQDYEREMATYPNLFPKTALKYRKGDKVGVISPRGDVLLHPEYDDVDTQFRQFWKVTRDGKISLVFPDKTFLPFFEDIGYLDGQYFDVKQDGKWNLFSKSQNRIVTSGGYEAFDYCGGCGSGSPYLYAQKGGKWGVIDWNEKILVPFEYEHTHHSMRSDNWVRSFSKEGQPLIVHIPTKKEFRDAEVLMGLLVIKKDNLYGAYGQDGEPRVPFEFEKIELPNENSFLGYSGEYLITTKQRKKGVIDLLGKEILPPLYDDVKIYDDYLVVKRQHNTYLLNKEGKILFEIENGEIVHANEYFYSSGSKGMSIFKIKKRAFYGLYFAETGVYVAPEYYDIQFFDFKDEDSQQKYLLAEKNKLSSLFDTTGRLLLENLEGVSGFYNGPENLVQYVKNGQAGVYDLQSKKELIPAMYDRFEIWKCGDRSFLKANLRMPESEASDDFDTQRSHLYDLKGKKVLEADIARLDTIDTKRCLIKVVEQNKSKYVLLDMDNMRFETLKYKAVYRINSTKVVLVSNDDKVGKLYDMAANKELKGTYGLDFVTQGYLPQNPGRELVILPFKGDMALIYNEKGYGYINEAGKVIVPPTYLWAFDFVGEGAMVCQSEGEDGYSHNFKMGFIDKKGDVIFPLEYDLINSGLNHYESYFLGNSVVLSKIDQYRYQYGLGDLRTGKELLPVTYTQIRSIQNGNYLLLQKDNKFGIADLKGKIIVSVDFDEILFDAPSYFDSNMEATGDIFPLLVYRDGVWKYIQKNGVFLSIVE, encoded by the coding sequence ATGAAACGATTTATAGTTTATTTCTTGGTCACATTTGTTATTGCATCAAGCGCTCAAGCGCAATTCGATATCCCTTCTAATGGCAGTGAGGGTGTGCGCATGGCTCCCTTTAGAAATGGTTTTGCCAAAATAACCGATAATGGTCACGTGTATTTTATCGACACAAGTGGGGATAAAATCGAGCTTTTAGAAACTTCATCGGTTGGTTTCAACGATGCTTATGCGGTGCAAGACTATGAACGAGAAATGGCGACTTACCCAAATTTATTTCCAAAAACGGCGCTAAAATATCGAAAGGGCGATAAAGTGGGGGTCATCTCTCCCAGGGGGGATGTGCTACTCCATCCTGAGTATGACGATGTAGATACCCAATTTCGTCAGTTTTGGAAAGTAACGCGTGATGGAAAAATAAGCTTAGTATTTCCTGATAAGACATTTTTGCCTTTTTTTGAAGATATTGGATACTTAGATGGCCAATATTTCGATGTGAAGCAAGATGGAAAGTGGAATCTCTTTAGCAAGTCGCAAAATAGGATAGTCACCAGTGGTGGTTACGAGGCATTTGATTATTGTGGTGGCTGTGGCAGTGGTTCACCTTATCTCTATGCACAAAAGGGAGGGAAATGGGGCGTGATAGACTGGAATGAAAAAATACTTGTGCCATTCGAATATGAACATACTCACCATAGCATGCGAAGCGATAATTGGGTCCGTTCGTTTTCAAAGGAAGGGCAACCCCTGATTGTACATATCCCTACGAAAAAGGAGTTTAGGGATGCCGAAGTGTTGATGGGGCTGTTGGTCATCAAAAAAGATAATCTTTACGGAGCATATGGACAGGACGGAGAGCCTAGGGTCCCATTCGAATTTGAAAAGATTGAATTACCCAATGAGAATTCATTCCTGGGCTATAGCGGCGAGTACCTCATCACGACAAAACAACGCAAAAAGGGCGTCATTGACCTATTGGGGAAAGAAATCTTACCGCCCTTATATGATGATGTGAAGATTTACGACGACTATTTGGTCGTTAAGCGACAGCATAACACGTATCTGTTGAACAAGGAGGGAAAGATTCTCTTTGAAATCGAGAACGGAGAGATCGTACATGCAAATGAATATTTTTATTCATCAGGTAGTAAAGGTATGTCTATTTTTAAAATCAAAAAAAGAGCATTCTATGGGTTGTATTTTGCAGAGACAGGTGTTTATGTGGCTCCAGAATACTACGATATCCAATTTTTCGATTTCAAAGACGAAGATAGTCAGCAGAAATATCTACTCGCCGAAAAAAATAAGTTATCCAGTTTGTTCGATACAACGGGACGCTTGCTATTGGAGAATTTAGAAGGAGTTTCGGGATTTTACAACGGCCCAGAAAATCTAGTACAATATGTCAAAAATGGACAAGCGGGAGTGTATGATTTACAATCTAAAAAAGAGTTGATTCCGGCTATGTATGATCGCTTCGAGATTTGGAAATGTGGAGATAGAAGCTTTCTAAAAGCAAATTTACGGATGCCAGAAAGTGAAGCTAGTGATGATTTTGATACGCAAAGGAGTCATTTGTATGATTTGAAAGGTAAAAAAGTGCTGGAGGCTGATATAGCTCGGTTGGATACGATAGATACAAAGCGGTGTTTGATTAAGGTTGTCGAGCAGAATAAGAGCAAATACGTATTGTTAGATATGGATAATATGCGGTTTGAAACTTTAAAATATAAGGCTGTATATCGGATCAACTCTACCAAAGTCGTGTTGGTGTCAAATGATGACAAAGTGGGTAAACTGTACGACATGGCCGCTAATAAAGAGTTGAAAGGTACCTACGGTTTAGATTTTGTAACCCAGGGCTATCTGCCTCAGAATCCAGGACGTGAATTGGTGATTCTGCCGTTTAAAGGGGACATGGCTTTAATATATAATGAAAAGGGATACGGATACATTAATGAAGCAGGTAAGGTAATCGTTCCACCGACCTATTTATGGGCATTTGATTTTGTAGGAGAAGGCGCCATGGTCTGCCAATCAGAAGGCGAGGATGGCTATTCGCATAATTTCAAAATGGGCTTTATTGATAAAAAAGGGGATGTAATATTTCCCTTAGAATACGACTTGATTAATTCAGGATTGAATCATTATGAATCCTATTTTCTTGGTAATTCTGTCGTGTTGAGTAAAATCGATCAGTATCGTTATCAATATGGTTTAGGAGACCTCCGTACCGGGAAGGAATTGCTTCCTGTTACGTACACGCAAATAAGATCCATTCAGAACGGAAACTATCTATTGCTCCAAAAGGACAATAAGTTTGGTATCGCAGATTTGAAGGGTAAGATAATTGTGTCGGTTGATTTTGACGAGATATTATTCGATGCGCCCTCATATTTCGATTCCAATATGGAAGCTACAGGAGATATTTTTCCACTATTGGTATACCGTGATGGCGTTTGGAAATATATTCAAAAAAATGGTGTCTTTCTTTCAATAGTAGAGTGA
- a CDS encoding NAD-dependent epimerase/dehydratase family protein encodes MISNLKVIITGATGMVGEGVLQECIVNPKIEKILLINRKESNYVHPKIEQIIINNFSDISAIAEQFVGYDACYFCLGVSVIGMSEEEYTKVTYHLTLDFARQLAAINPQMTFCYVSGSGTDSSETGTKMWARVKGKTENDLMSLPLNVYNFRPAFMNPTPGAKNVKGFYKAIGILFPLFRFFSKTYFLTLEEVAKAMIEVTSSGYEKHILEVQDIALLSKVSSD; translated from the coding sequence ATGATATCCAATCTCAAAGTAATCATCACCGGCGCTACTGGAATGGTAGGTGAAGGGGTATTGCAAGAATGCATTGTCAATCCTAAAATCGAAAAGATTCTGCTGATTAATCGTAAGGAGAGCAATTACGTGCACCCTAAAATAGAACAAATTATCATCAACAATTTTAGTGATATTTCGGCTATTGCTGAGCAGTTTGTAGGTTACGATGCATGCTACTTCTGCCTAGGAGTATCTGTGATAGGGATGAGTGAGGAAGAGTATACAAAAGTTACCTATCACCTGACGTTGGATTTTGCTAGGCAATTGGCGGCAATCAATCCGCAGATGACCTTCTGCTATGTATCCGGTAGTGGGACCGACAGCAGCGAAACGGGAACGAAGATGTGGGCGCGAGTGAAAGGCAAGACTGAAAATGATTTGATGAGCTTGCCCTTAAATGTCTATAATTTCCGACCTGCTTTTATGAATCCCACCCCCGGCGCTAAAAATGTGAAAGGATTTTATAAAGCCATAGGCATTTTGTTTCCGTTGTTCAGATTTTTTAGCAAAACTTATTTTCTAACGCTGGAGGAGGTGGCGAAGGCCATGATTGAGGTAACCTCCTCTGGATATGAAAAACATATTTTGGAAGTACAGGATATCGCCCTACTTTCCAAGGTGTCTAGTGACTAA